One genomic segment of Actinoplanes ianthinogenes includes these proteins:
- a CDS encoding NADPH-dependent FMN reductase: MTGIVVVSGNPRAGSRTSTLAIAVGEAFADRLGSPAPTVIEVGSLGTGLLTKGDEATAAAVEALIGANLLVVATPTYKGSYTGVLKVLLDQLPNQALAGKLVVPVVTAGIAPQAAAAEALLRQLLVELGAIVARPGLPVVEADLSESADIAKKYAAALDW; this comes from the coding sequence ATGACTGGAATTGTGGTGGTGTCCGGTAACCCGCGCGCCGGGTCCCGCACCTCGACGCTGGCCATCGCGGTCGGGGAGGCGTTCGCGGATCGGCTCGGGTCGCCCGCACCCACCGTGATCGAGGTGGGTTCGCTGGGCACCGGGCTGCTGACCAAGGGCGACGAGGCGACCGCGGCCGCGGTGGAGGCCCTGATCGGGGCGAACCTGCTGGTGGTGGCGACGCCGACGTACAAGGGAAGCTACACCGGCGTGCTCAAGGTGCTGCTCGACCAGCTGCCCAACCAGGCACTGGCCGGAAAGCTCGTGGTGCCGGTGGTGACCGCCGGGATCGCCCCGCAGGCGGCGGCCGCCGAGGCGCTGCTGCGCCAGCTGCTGGTCGAGCTGGGCGCGATCGTGGCGCGCCCCGGGCTGCCGGTCGTCGAGGCCGACCTGTCCGAGTCGGCGGACATCGCGAAAAAGTATGCGGCCGCGCTCGACTGGTAG
- a CDS encoding DUF1990 family protein → MTYPEIGRTRGGPLPDGYRHLRYRTRLGTGPRVFAAAGEAVLTFRMHRATGAGVRADASRAEPGTRVTIGAGPVTAPCEVVWVAQEEQKIGFGYGTLPGHPARGEEAFVVEIDRQDRVWFTVTAFSRPAGALMRLAGPAAVLVQHLYARRCGQVLRRLGTVTR, encoded by the coding sequence GTGACGTACCCCGAAATCGGCCGGACCCGCGGCGGACCGCTCCCGGACGGCTACCGCCATCTGCGCTATCGGACCCGGCTCGGCACCGGACCGCGGGTTTTCGCGGCCGCCGGCGAGGCGGTCCTGACCTTCCGGATGCACCGCGCCACCGGGGCGGGCGTCCGCGCCGACGCGTCGCGGGCCGAGCCCGGCACCCGGGTGACCATCGGGGCCGGACCGGTCACCGCCCCCTGCGAGGTGGTCTGGGTCGCCCAGGAGGAGCAAAAGATCGGATTCGGGTACGGAACGCTGCCCGGTCACCCGGCGCGCGGCGAGGAAGCGTTCGTGGTGGAGATCGACCGGCAGGACCGGGTGTGGTTCACCGTCACCGCGTTCAGCCGCCCGGCCGGCGCCCTGATGCGGCTCGCCGGTCCCGCTGCGGTGCTGGTGCAGCACCTCTACGCCCGTCGCTGCGGTCAAGTCCTGCGGCGGCTGGGTACCGTGACCAGGTGA
- a CDS encoding MBL fold metallo-hydrolase: protein MSTTSVTWWGHSTIWLADSGVTLLTDPVLTDRLAHLHRLAGPPPRLPGPPDAVLLSHLHADHFHVASLKAVPGEPLLIVPRGAAAFTAKALGPAAAGRCVELAPGEEVAIGAVRVRAVPARHDGGRGPWSKERATAVGFVVEGAARTWYAGDTGLFEQMSELGPLDLALIPVGGWGPTLGAHGHLDARDAAEALHRVKASWAVPVHYGTLWPIGMARFRRHMFDAPGAQFAEHAARTSPDTRVRVLAHGETLALGPAA, encoded by the coding sequence GTGAGCACGACATCGGTCACCTGGTGGGGGCACAGCACGATCTGGCTCGCCGACTCGGGCGTCACCCTGCTCACCGATCCGGTCCTCACCGACCGGCTGGCGCACCTGCACCGGCTGGCCGGCCCGCCGCCCCGGCTGCCCGGCCCACCGGACGCGGTGCTCCTCTCCCACCTGCACGCCGACCACTTCCACGTGGCCTCGCTGAAAGCGGTCCCCGGTGAGCCGCTGCTGATCGTGCCGCGCGGCGCCGCCGCCTTCACCGCGAAGGCGCTGGGCCCGGCCGCGGCCGGGCGCTGCGTCGAGCTGGCGCCCGGTGAGGAGGTCGCGATCGGCGCGGTCCGGGTGCGTGCGGTGCCGGCCCGGCACGACGGCGGGCGCGGTCCGTGGTCCAAGGAGCGGGCCACCGCCGTCGGGTTCGTGGTCGAGGGCGCCGCCCGGACCTGGTATGCCGGGGACACCGGCCTGTTCGAGCAGATGTCCGAGCTGGGCCCGCTCGATCTGGCGTTGATCCCGGTCGGCGGCTGGGGACCCACCCTCGGCGCGCACGGTCACCTGGACGCCCGGGACGCCGCCGAGGCGCTGCACCGGGTGAAGGCGTCCTGGGCGGTGCCGGTGCACTACGGCACGCTCTGGCCGATCGGGATGGCCCGGTTCCGCCGGCACATGTTCGACGCGCCCGGCGCCCAGTTCGCCGAGCACGCGGCGCGCACCTCGCCGGACACCCGGGTCCGGGTGCTGGCGCACGGCGAGACCCTGGCCCTCGGACCGGCCGCGTGA
- a CDS encoding phosphatase PAP2 family protein has protein sequence MTSAGPSASAAPSPRDDNRVLERTGWSPVRHFAERSVLGLLVVIAVGLGFGALLLLVRFHWSPLQSLDHAVADGLNHQVAGSDAKVAVLQQISSFGGRVFMIALVAVVVTMLLIRRRPRLALYLVVTGAGALILDPSLKTLVGRLRPVVESPVAHAPGNSFPSGHALGSMVVYGMLALVLLPMFRARWRPWFLALAGIIVLLIGFSRIALGVHFLSDVVAGWLLGIAWICTTAYAFRVWRREAGHPDEPVLHDGLEPEAGPDLRPAPAEGAVLPHPWAKGAEILVGWVLTFGLLYAFGYAVTRWNPGWDDGVPRWLQTFRTPALDDLSWWWSKAGDTHAILAISLVFCPIALALWRQWRPVLFLVLTMIGELTLFLTSAAAVGRPRPGVEQLDGQMPTSSFPSGHIAATICLWTAIAIIVMARVRSPWRWVFPVLAVLMPLGVALSRMYRGMHHPTDVLGAMLLTAAWLTVLWWTVRPNARAVTATEAARESRQLVGA, from the coding sequence GTGACCTCTGCTGGGCCTTCCGCCTCCGCCGCCCCGTCCCCCCGGGATGACAACCGGGTCCTCGAGCGGACCGGCTGGTCGCCGGTTCGGCACTTCGCCGAGCGCAGCGTCCTCGGCCTGCTCGTGGTGATCGCGGTCGGCCTGGGCTTCGGTGCGCTGCTGCTGCTCGTGCGGTTCCACTGGTCGCCGTTGCAGAGCCTGGATCACGCGGTCGCCGACGGCCTGAACCATCAGGTCGCCGGCTCGGATGCCAAGGTCGCCGTGCTGCAGCAGATCTCCTCGTTCGGCGGCCGGGTGTTCATGATCGCGCTCGTCGCCGTGGTGGTGACGATGCTGCTGATCCGGCGGCGGCCGCGGCTGGCGCTGTACCTGGTGGTCACCGGCGCCGGTGCGCTGATCCTCGACCCGTCGCTGAAGACGCTGGTCGGGCGGCTGCGGCCGGTGGTCGAGTCGCCGGTCGCGCATGCGCCGGGCAACAGCTTCCCGAGCGGGCACGCGCTCGGCTCGATGGTCGTCTACGGGATGCTCGCGCTGGTGCTGCTGCCCATGTTCCGGGCTCGGTGGCGGCCCTGGTTCCTGGCGCTGGCGGGCATCATCGTGCTGCTGATCGGGTTCAGCCGGATCGCGCTCGGCGTGCACTTCCTCTCCGACGTGGTGGCCGGGTGGCTGCTGGGGATCGCGTGGATCTGCACGACGGCGTACGCGTTCCGGGTCTGGCGGCGCGAGGCCGGGCATCCGGACGAGCCGGTGCTGCACGACGGCCTGGAGCCGGAGGCCGGCCCGGACCTGCGTCCGGCGCCCGCCGAGGGCGCGGTGCTGCCGCACCCGTGGGCCAAGGGCGCGGAGATCCTGGTCGGCTGGGTGCTCACGTTCGGCCTGCTCTACGCGTTCGGATACGCCGTGACCCGGTGGAACCCGGGCTGGGACGACGGGGTGCCGCGCTGGTTGCAGACCTTCCGTACCCCGGCGCTGGACGACCTGAGCTGGTGGTGGAGCAAGGCCGGCGACACCCACGCGATCCTGGCGATCTCGCTGGTCTTCTGCCCGATCGCGCTGGCCCTGTGGCGGCAGTGGCGGCCGGTGCTGTTCCTGGTGCTCACCATGATCGGCGAGCTGACCCTGTTCCTGACCAGCGCGGCGGCGGTGGGCCGGCCCCGGCCCGGGGTCGAGCAGTTGGACGGGCAGATGCCGACGTCGTCGTTCCCGTCCGGGCACATCGCCGCCACCATCTGCCTGTGGACCGCGATCGCGATCATCGTGATGGCCCGGGTCCGCTCGCCGTGGCGCTGGGTGTTCCCGGTCCTCGCCGTGCTGATGCCGCTCGGGGTGGCCCTGTCCCGGATGTACCGGGGCATGCACCACCCGACCGACGTGCTCGGCGCGATGCTGCTCACCGCGGCATGGCTGACCGTGTTGTGGTGGACGGTACGGCCCAACGCCCGGGCGGTCACCGCGACCGAGGCGGCGCGGGAGAGCAGGCAACTGGTGGGCGCCTGA
- a CDS encoding serine hydrolase yields MAAVVVLGGAALVGKGLIGSEGAAATFLAGSTAAASPTGPSPEELAKIERAKRVKALDAALKKYAGTVPGFAVAVLDKKTGDLYAFRGDQQFRTASVVKVQVLACLLLTAQDAGRKLTADEDAKAKLMIRNSDNAATTALFTELGKQSAIQACDKRLGLRHTVVNSAWGLTQTTVTDQVKLLSQLVAADSPIKARGRAYAHTLMSTVNPAQRWGVPAAARAGEEFTVKNGWLPRMSTSDLWIVNSVGRITGDDVDVSIAVLSHGHQSQEAGEAVIEKAVKLTRSHLKY; encoded by the coding sequence GTGGCTGCTGTGGTGGTGCTGGGCGGTGCGGCCCTGGTGGGCAAGGGGCTGATCGGCAGCGAGGGCGCCGCGGCCACGTTCCTGGCCGGGAGCACGGCCGCCGCGTCACCGACCGGGCCCAGCCCCGAGGAGCTTGCCAAGATCGAGCGGGCCAAGAGGGTGAAGGCACTGGACGCCGCGCTGAAGAAGTACGCCGGCACCGTCCCCGGTTTCGCCGTGGCGGTGCTCGACAAGAAGACCGGCGACCTCTACGCGTTCCGCGGCGACCAGCAGTTCCGCACCGCCAGCGTGGTGAAGGTGCAGGTGCTCGCCTGCCTGCTGCTGACCGCGCAGGACGCCGGCCGCAAGCTCACCGCGGACGAGGACGCCAAGGCGAAACTCATGATCCGGAACAGTGACAACGCGGCCACCACCGCCCTGTTCACCGAGCTCGGCAAGCAGTCCGCGATCCAGGCCTGCGACAAGCGGCTCGGCCTCCGGCACACCGTGGTGAACAGCGCCTGGGGCCTCACCCAGACCACCGTCACCGACCAGGTGAAGCTGCTGTCCCAGCTGGTCGCGGCGGACAGCCCGATCAAGGCGCGGGGGCGCGCCTACGCGCACACCCTGATGAGCACGGTCAACCCGGCGCAGCGGTGGGGCGTGCCGGCCGCGGCCCGGGCCGGCGAGGAGTTCACCGTGAAGAACGGCTGGCTGCCCCGGATGAGCACCAGCGACCTGTGGATCGTCAACTCGGTCGGCCGGATCACCGGCGACGACGTGGACGTGTCGATCGCGGTGCTCTCGCACGGCCACCAGAGCCAGGAGGCCGGCGAGGCCGTGATCGAGAAGGCGGTCAAGCTGACCCGCAGCCACCTCAAGTACTAG
- a CDS encoding YihY/virulence factor BrkB family protein, protein MSSTQPVPETRTMAGDELSADDAFLALRHYGRWPLLRDAFIRFRYGDGFSHSRAFALQLCLAIVPFLIALSGLATDLGVESGGEVVADTVIQLTPGDSEGLVRQLLEDNERTEKAGELALTLGLITGLFALTTAMAQVERGANRIYGVERDRPALQKYLRATVLAFAAGLPALFGFLLLVAGRAAGESAEEHFGIPGWARVTWDVVRWPVSLALIVVAVGALFRHSPRRKQPALSWLLFGAVVATVLWWLASLGLAGYVRVSGSFGATYGPLTAIMALLLWANLTGIAFFLGLAFAAQLEARRVGAKPAQPDQWEPAPDVPAQRAPGVPSEPTG, encoded by the coding sequence GTGAGCAGCACGCAGCCGGTCCCGGAGACCCGGACCATGGCCGGCGACGAGCTCTCCGCCGACGACGCGTTCCTCGCGCTGCGTCATTACGGCCGCTGGCCGCTGCTGCGGGACGCGTTCATCCGCTTCCGGTACGGCGACGGGTTCAGCCACTCCCGCGCCTTCGCGCTGCAACTGTGCCTGGCGATCGTCCCGTTCCTGATCGCCCTCTCCGGCCTCGCCACCGACCTGGGCGTCGAGTCCGGCGGGGAGGTGGTCGCGGACACCGTCATCCAGCTCACCCCGGGCGACAGCGAGGGCCTGGTCCGCCAGCTGCTGGAGGACAACGAGCGCACCGAGAAGGCCGGTGAGCTCGCGCTGACCCTGGGTCTGATCACCGGGCTGTTCGCGCTCACCACCGCGATGGCCCAGGTGGAACGCGGGGCGAACCGGATCTACGGGGTGGAGCGGGACCGGCCGGCGTTGCAGAAGTACCTGCGGGCCACCGTGCTGGCGTTCGCCGCCGGGCTGCCCGCGCTCTTCGGCTTCCTGCTCCTGGTCGCCGGCCGGGCCGCCGGGGAGTCCGCCGAGGAGCATTTCGGGATACCCGGCTGGGCCCGGGTGACCTGGGACGTGGTGCGCTGGCCGGTCAGCCTGGCGCTGATCGTGGTCGCGGTCGGTGCGCTGTTCCGGCACTCGCCCCGGCGCAAGCAGCCGGCGCTGTCCTGGCTGCTGTTCGGCGCGGTGGTGGCGACCGTGCTGTGGTGGCTGGCCAGCCTCGGACTGGCCGGCTACGTCCGGGTCAGCGGCAGCTTCGGCGCCACCTACGGCCCGCTCACCGCGATCATGGCGCTGCTGCTCTGGGCGAACCTGACCGGCATCGCGTTCTTCCTGGGCCTGGCCTTCGCCGCGCAGCTGGAGGCCCGGCGGGTCGGCGCCAAGCCGGCCCAGCCCGATCAGTGGGAGCCGGCCCCGGACGTGCCCGCGCAACGCGCGCCCGGTGTACCCAGTGAGCCGACGGGGTAA
- a CDS encoding diacylglycerol/lipid kinase family protein: MTGPRSAVVVNPAKVADPDQLRRTLRTALTKAGWPEPAWFATTPEDPGRGQAKRAVAEGAELVFACGGDGTVTAVVTALTGTDVALAVLPAGTGNLLAANLGLGTDPAAGLQVALEGGRRRIDVGTIGDQCFVVMAGMGFDAMMLQDTSERAKKHIGWPAYLFGAAKHLLDRPMRVRIRLDGGPPMPRRPQTVIVGNVGRLQGGVRLLKRAVPDDGQLDVAIISPNNLFHWAGLVAGVASRRERVPRMETFTASRVEIYSNRAQPRQLDGDLIAAGKAMKISVRHKALLLCVPQPDADPDLAYDAAAVAKRAKQR; encoded by the coding sequence GTGACAGGACCCCGCTCCGCCGTTGTGGTGAACCCCGCCAAGGTGGCCGATCCCGATCAGCTGCGCCGCACCCTGCGGACCGCGCTGACCAAGGCCGGGTGGCCGGAGCCCGCGTGGTTCGCGACGACGCCCGAGGATCCCGGCCGCGGCCAGGCGAAACGTGCCGTGGCCGAGGGTGCCGAGCTGGTCTTCGCCTGCGGTGGCGACGGCACCGTGACCGCCGTGGTGACCGCCCTGACCGGCACCGACGTGGCCCTCGCCGTGCTGCCCGCCGGCACCGGCAACCTGCTCGCGGCCAACCTCGGGCTGGGCACCGACCCGGCCGCCGGGTTGCAGGTGGCGCTGGAGGGCGGCCGCCGCCGGATCGACGTCGGCACCATCGGCGACCAGTGCTTCGTGGTGATGGCCGGGATGGGCTTCGACGCGATGATGCTCCAGGACACCTCGGAGAGGGCGAAAAAGCACATCGGCTGGCCGGCCTACCTGTTCGGGGCGGCCAAGCACCTGCTGGACCGGCCGATGCGGGTGCGGATCCGGCTCGACGGCGGCCCGCCGATGCCGCGCCGCCCGCAGACCGTCATCGTCGGCAACGTCGGCCGTCTCCAGGGCGGGGTGCGCCTGCTGAAACGCGCCGTGCCCGACGACGGGCAGCTCGACGTGGCGATCATCAGTCCGAACAACCTGTTCCACTGGGCCGGCCTGGTCGCCGGGGTGGCCAGCCGGCGCGAGCGGGTGCCCCGGATGGAGACGTTCACCGCGTCCCGGGTGGAGATCTACAGCAACCGGGCGCAGCCCCGGCAGCTCGACGGCGACCTCATCGCGGCGGGAAAGGCGATGAAGATTTCGGTACGCCACAAAGCGCTGCTGCTCTGCGTCCCGCAGCCGGACGCGGATCCCGACCTGGCGTACGACGCCGCGGCGGTGGCGAAGCGGGCGAAGCAGCGGTGA
- a CDS encoding DedA family protein — MTATLGTLAWLFAVVCFGAIIPIVPTGAAVSGATALAFHEGRPVTMVFVVAAGAAGAYAGDLVMYAMCRFGGEQLARRLRWLRDEEHLAAVKERLKAKQVSVLLVSRLIPGGRVPVLLAAAFAGITWETFVVANLPACALWSAVYAAIGLAGGSLFPQPWQGVLAAVIVILIVNQALTWWNKRRQPTST; from the coding sequence GTGACCGCCACGCTGGGCACCCTGGCCTGGCTGTTCGCCGTGGTGTGCTTCGGGGCGATCATCCCGATCGTGCCGACCGGGGCGGCGGTCAGCGGAGCCACCGCGCTCGCCTTCCACGAGGGCCGGCCGGTGACCATGGTCTTCGTGGTGGCGGCCGGCGCGGCCGGCGCCTACGCCGGCGACCTGGTGATGTACGCGATGTGCCGGTTCGGCGGCGAGCAGCTCGCCCGCCGGCTGCGCTGGCTGCGCGACGAGGAGCACCTGGCCGCGGTGAAGGAGCGACTCAAGGCCAAGCAGGTGTCGGTGCTGCTGGTCTCCCGGCTGATCCCGGGCGGCCGGGTGCCGGTGCTGCTCGCGGCCGCCTTCGCCGGGATCACCTGGGAGACCTTCGTGGTGGCCAACCTGCCGGCCTGCGCGCTGTGGTCGGCGGTCTACGCCGCGATCGGCCTGGCCGGCGGCTCGCTCTTCCCCCAGCCCTGGCAGGGCGTGCTCGCCGCGGTCATCGTCATCCTGATCGTCAACCAGGCCTTGACCTGGTGGAACAAGCGCCGCCAGCCGACTAGTACTTGA
- a CDS encoding S1 family peptidase, with translation MLNPKLRRPIVGLAVGILVGSGLVATSPASAAPALADPSFAPSALAGKLDTQLGTRDAGSYLDASGKLVVNVTDAATAAEVSKAGATPRYVSRSGATLAAADATLKVNLKTPGTAFAVDPVSNQVVVSVDESVTGARLAAVKATVAKLGDSARIETIPGTISTRISGGDAIYTGGARCSLGFNVRNSAGTYYFLTAGHCTNIGSTWTNGSSTLGTRAGTSFPGNDYGIVRYTNTSITKSGAVGSQDITSAGTPAVGATVYRRGSTTGIHSGRVTALNSTVNYAEGSVSGLIRTTVCAEPGDSGGSLYSGTTALGLTSGGSGNCSSGGVTYFQPVVEPLSVYGVSVY, from the coding sequence GTGCTCAACCCGAAGCTTCGCCGACCGATCGTCGGCCTGGCGGTCGGCATCCTCGTGGGCAGCGGCCTGGTCGCCACCTCACCCGCCTCGGCTGCCCCGGCCCTGGCCGACCCGTCCTTCGCACCGTCCGCGCTGGCCGGCAAGCTGGACACCCAGCTCGGCACCCGGGACGCCGGGTCCTACCTGGACGCCTCCGGCAAGCTGGTGGTCAACGTCACCGACGCGGCCACCGCGGCCGAGGTCAGCAAGGCCGGCGCCACCCCGCGGTACGTGTCGCGCAGCGGCGCCACCCTCGCCGCCGCCGACGCCACCCTCAAGGTGAACCTGAAGACCCCCGGCACCGCGTTCGCCGTCGATCCGGTCAGCAACCAGGTCGTGGTCAGCGTCGACGAGAGCGTCACCGGCGCCAGGCTCGCCGCGGTCAAGGCGACCGTCGCCAAGCTCGGTGACAGCGCCCGGATCGAGACGATCCCCGGCACGATCAGCACGCGGATCTCCGGCGGTGACGCCATCTACACCGGTGGCGCGCGCTGCTCGCTCGGCTTCAACGTGCGCAACAGCGCCGGCACGTACTACTTCCTGACCGCCGGCCACTGCACGAACATCGGCAGCACCTGGACCAACGGCTCCAGCACGCTGGGCACCCGGGCCGGCACCAGCTTCCCGGGCAACGACTACGGCATCGTCCGCTACACGAACACGTCGATCACCAAGAGCGGCGCGGTCGGCTCGCAGGACATCACGTCGGCCGGCACCCCCGCGGTCGGCGCCACGGTCTATCGGCGTGGCTCCACCACCGGCATCCACTCCGGCCGGGTCACCGCCCTGAACAGCACGGTCAACTACGCCGAGGGCTCGGTCTCCGGCCTGATCCGGACCACCGTCTGCGCCGAGCCCGGTGACAGCGGCGGCTCGCTGTACTCCGGCACCACGGCGCTCGGCCTGACCTCGGGCGGCAGCGGCAACTGCTCCTCCGGCGGTGTCACCTACTTCCAGCCGGTCGTCGAGCCGCTGAGCGTTTACGGCGTCTCGGTCTACTGA
- a CDS encoding S8 family serine peptidase, producing the protein MTGSKSYTPTDDGSAVHAYVIDTGIRIAHSEFGGRASYGYDFADGDSSASDCNGHGTHVAGTIGGAHYGVAKKVRLVAVRVLDCYGEGDLSDVIDGVDWVTEHAVKPAVANMSMGGSISPSLDFAVQQSIASGVTYVVAAGNEDVDASLGSPADLPAAITVGATDSRDRRASFSNYGSVVDLFAPGVGIKSSVSGSDTATAVYSGTSMASPHVAGAAALILDARPGLTPSQVRATLVADATTGKVTDRHGSPNRLLFVPAPPAKPVIATSRTGVGTVGVAYASRLRLKSSRTGTWQVAGGSMPPGLSLSHSGAVTGTPTAPGEYSVTVRFTDYVPQAVTRTVVIPVVAGTPVIDGELPAGQAGVDYQGRLTTADGRDGVWSLVGGALPAGLGLNEAGLINGVPSAADGETAVFTVRFADTWGTTATRQYTLVIGPVAG; encoded by the coding sequence GTGACGGGGTCGAAGTCGTACACGCCTACGGACGACGGGTCGGCGGTGCACGCCTATGTCATCGACACCGGGATTCGGATCGCGCACAGCGAGTTCGGTGGGCGGGCGAGCTACGGATACGACTTCGCGGACGGGGACAGTAGCGCGAGCGACTGCAACGGGCATGGGACTCACGTGGCCGGGACCATCGGTGGGGCGCATTACGGGGTGGCCAAGAAGGTTCGGCTCGTCGCGGTTCGGGTTTTGGACTGTTACGGGGAGGGCGACCTGTCGGACGTGATCGACGGGGTGGACTGGGTTACCGAGCACGCGGTGAAGCCGGCTGTGGCGAACATGAGCATGGGCGGATCGATCAGCCCGTCGCTGGACTTCGCGGTGCAGCAGTCGATCGCTTCCGGGGTGACCTATGTGGTGGCGGCGGGGAACGAGGACGTGGACGCGTCCCTGGGCAGCCCGGCGGATCTGCCCGCGGCGATCACCGTGGGGGCCACCGACAGCCGGGACCGGCGGGCCTCGTTCTCCAACTACGGCAGTGTGGTCGATCTGTTCGCGCCGGGCGTCGGCATCAAGTCGTCGGTGTCGGGCAGTGACACGGCGACCGCGGTCTACAGCGGCACGTCGATGGCGTCGCCGCACGTGGCCGGGGCGGCCGCGTTGATTCTGGACGCCCGTCCGGGGCTGACCCCGTCGCAGGTTCGCGCCACGCTGGTGGCCGACGCCACCACCGGGAAGGTGACCGATCGCCACGGCTCGCCGAACAGGCTGCTGTTCGTGCCGGCGCCGCCGGCCAAGCCGGTGATCGCTACCTCGCGGACCGGGGTGGGGACCGTCGGCGTGGCGTACGCGAGCAGGTTGCGCCTCAAGTCGAGCCGGACCGGGACGTGGCAGGTGGCCGGGGGCAGCATGCCGCCTGGCTTGTCGTTGTCGCACAGCGGCGCCGTCACCGGCACGCCGACCGCGCCGGGGGAGTACTCGGTGACCGTGCGGTTCACCGACTACGTGCCGCAGGCGGTCACCCGGACGGTGGTGATCCCGGTGGTGGCCGGCACCCCGGTGATCGACGGTGAGCTGCCGGCCGGTCAGGCCGGGGTGGACTATCAGGGGCGGCTGACGACGGCGGACGGCCGGGACGGGGTCTGGAGTCTGGTCGGCGGGGCGTTGCCGGCCGGGCTGGGCCTGAACGAGGCCGGCCTGATCAATGGTGTGCCGTCGGCGGCCGACGGGGAGACGGCGGTCTTCACGGTCCGGTTCGCCGACACCTGGGGAACCACCGCGACCAGGCAGTACACCCTGGTGATCGGCCCGGTCGCGGGCTAG
- a CDS encoding winged helix-turn-helix domain-containing protein — protein MSALAIAHPRATHVRPDLRPVPNLPEDETPVTVTISIAGGVTGRDRVLAALRELVDAAGPDAAIELEAPVSPAGADGEIVLDPRARTALRGGQRLDLSRLEYDLLLFLAQHPRQVFSRAQLLTHVWGHRHTTNRTVDVHVSRLRTKLDDPELITTVYGLGYRLADDAPISVRER, from the coding sequence ATGTCCGCGCTCGCCATCGCCCACCCGCGTGCCACCCACGTCCGCCCCGACCTGCGCCCGGTGCCGAACCTGCCGGAGGACGAGACGCCGGTGACCGTCACGATCAGCATCGCGGGCGGGGTGACCGGGCGGGACCGGGTGCTGGCCGCGCTGCGCGAGCTGGTCGACGCCGCCGGCCCGGACGCGGCCATCGAGCTGGAGGCGCCGGTGTCGCCGGCCGGCGCCGACGGGGAGATCGTGCTGGACCCGCGGGCGCGTACCGCCCTGCGCGGCGGCCAGCGCCTCGACCTGAGCCGGTTGGAGTACGACCTGCTCCTCTTCCTGGCCCAGCACCCCCGCCAGGTCTTCAGCCGCGCTCAGCTGCTCACCCACGTCTGGGGCCACCGGCACACCACCAACCGCACAGTGGACGTGCACGTCAGCCGCCTGCGCACCAAGCTGGACGACCCCGAGCTGATCACCACGGTCTACGGCCTGGGTTACCGCCTCGCCGACGACGCGCCGATCAGCGTGCGGGAGCGCTGA
- a CDS encoding endonuclease/exonuclease/phosphatase family protein, which produces MTWNIKTGGVDRGRRFRLPAIAEVIAAEKPDVLALQELRDFQRHGGRRMAELAGAVGMTAHLARSGFGMPVAVLVREPLRITHTAAVTWRLHHAAAVVVVDTGSVPLTVVSAHLDPFWPYRRMREARWLAARYVKGPHVVVAGDLNGLDPVADHTEALASQSPMFRKRHLFPDGRVDSRAVAAFGAAGLIDLWGTAGSGDGRTVPTTQGGGHEFGGMRLDYVLATPAVSEIAHDMRVLRGGPTEHASDHYPVRVDLDL; this is translated from the coding sequence ATGACCTGGAACATCAAGACCGGTGGCGTGGACCGCGGCCGGCGGTTCCGGTTGCCGGCCATCGCCGAGGTGATCGCCGCGGAGAAACCGGACGTGCTCGCCCTCCAGGAGCTGCGCGACTTCCAGCGGCACGGCGGGCGCCGGATGGCCGAGCTGGCCGGCGCCGTCGGGATGACCGCCCACCTGGCCCGGTCCGGGTTCGGGATGCCGGTCGCGGTGCTGGTCCGCGAGCCGCTGCGGATCACCCACACGGCCGCCGTGACGTGGCGGCTGCACCACGCGGCGGCGGTGGTCGTGGTGGACACCGGGTCGGTGCCGCTCACCGTGGTCAGCGCGCACCTGGACCCGTTCTGGCCCTACCGGCGGATGCGCGAGGCTCGCTGGCTCGCCGCCCGCTACGTCAAGGGCCCGCATGTGGTGGTGGCCGGCGACCTGAACGGCCTCGACCCGGTCGCTGACCACACCGAGGCGCTGGCCAGCCAGTCGCCGATGTTCCGCAAACGGCACCTGTTCCCGGACGGCCGGGTCGACAGCCGGGCCGTGGCGGCGTTCGGCGCGGCGGGCCTGATCGACCTGTGGGGCACGGCTGGCTCCGGCGACGGCCGCACGGTCCCGACGACGCAGGGCGGCGGCCACGAGTTCGGCGGCATGCGCCTGGACTACGTCCTGGCCACCCCGGCCGTGTCCGAAATTGCCCACG